The Tamandua tetradactyla isolate mTamTet1 chromosome 23, mTamTet1.pri, whole genome shotgun sequence genomic interval CAGGGtacccctcctccaggaagccttcccagagTGCCCAGGCCACAGGAGCGCAGGCTGCATTGCTGGCCACGTTCTCCATACCTGTGGCTTTTCTGCTGGTTCCCCATGGATGCCTGAGGGCAGCACAGGGCTGGGTCCACAGAGGAGCTGGCAGAGCCCTTTCAGCATGGGCTGGAAGCGCCATGCTCAGTGAGCTGTGGGGGTTAGGGGAAAAGGAGACCGGGTCTTGAGACTCTTAAGTGTGTACTTCAGGTGTGCTCCCCATCTCCGACCCTGTCCCCCTTCTGACCCAGCAGATCTGGTTATggtatcctcattttataagtgGGGAATCAGGGCTTGAGAGTGGAGGATGTTTGTTCGCAGACACTCAGCAAGTTAGAGGCAGGCCTCGGCCAGAACCTAGGTGCCCTGCCACCCAGTGTCAGGTGGTCACCATGGATAGGGCTGTAGGGTGGGAGAGAGAGGGTCAGCCCTCAGCCTTTGGACCTGCTCCTCCCAAACCCTCTCTTCTTCCTGACCCAGGAGCAGATGGAGCAGCTGCTGCTGGGGGAGCAGAGCCTGGAGGccttcctgcctgccttccaGCGAGGTCGTGCCCTGGCCCACCTGAGGCGGACCCAGGCTGAGAAGCTGCAGGAGCTGCTGCGGCGCCGGGAGCGGTCTGCCCAGCCAGCCCCCACTGCTGCTGCCGATCCCCCAAAACCCTTCCCCGCTGCAGCCATCCTGCCCACTGGAGCCGCGCGGGGGCCACCGGCAGTGCCCCGGAGCCTGCCCCCCTTGGACTCCCGCCCAGTGCCCCCACTGAAGAGCTCCCCCGGGTGCCCCCTTGGCCCAGCCCCTATTCTGAGCCCTCGGCCCTCGCAGCCAGAGCCCCCACACCGGTAGGATTCAGGGTGTGGCCCCCCAATGGGGGGCCCAGACAAACTTAATGCGtggctcctcctcctcccccactgcctgggtggggggaggggcaggcccCTCCCCCTGGCCTCAGGCAAGCCCTGGCCCTGGAGGCTGAGCTGGGGAGAAGGGTCACCTGGAAGATGCCCAGAGAGagtgctgggctgggctgggcagggcacTGACCTCTGGCGCTGAGGAAACTGCCTTTTCTGCCTCCCCCTGGGGCCTCCGGGGCGCCGGGCCAGCCCCCATGAGAGACCCTTAGTCACCTACAGGGGCTTGGGAAGATGCCCACTTCCCCCAGAGGGGCCCTGCCTAGGGGGCCTGACGCACCCTACCACTCTCCTGGACTCGCACAGCACCAAGGTCAGTAAGAGTGTTTTCCATCATATCCTGAGCTTACCTTTCCCCCAACTCTGGGCCACCACCTCGGAGCCAGGTGGTCAGGCCCCAGCTAAGGGGCCAGGGACACCATGGCCCTGGGGCTACTCTGTGCCCCACCAGGGTCCAGAACCTGGGGCAAGGTAGGCCAGGGACTGATGACGTGCACAGGTGAGAGTGGGCCATCCCCAGGAAAGATCATTCTGTATTTTTCTGTCCCCCGTCTCCTTAGAATGGAACCTTTTTGAGGGCAGGTCCttgtctttgtatgttttgtcCCCAGCCCCGCCTCCCAGGGGCCGTCAATAAATGTGCTGATGAGGATGACGATGCTGCCCgactcctctctcctccctcaacCAGCCACCCTGCTGTTGCAGCCTCCACTTCTCAGCTCCTGCACCTCCTCCTCTTGAgatgccctccctccctctctgcccaTCCAAGGCCCAGCTGTCCTTCAGCTCCAGCACCGCtcctgcctcttccatgaagcctTCTCTGATTACCACCCCTGAGAGTCTTTCCTAACTCTTAACTTACCAGTACTTCTGGCCAGAGGCACACTCTGCTCCATCACTGTCCTCCAGTTGCCTCACTCGTATGCATCTTTTCCTGGGGTGCCTGTAAGCCCCATCAGGATGGTACCTGCTCCTTCTCTGGCCTTTCAAATGAGCACCCCCTCTGAGTGATGGAGGGGTCTCTACAAGGCTGGAGGTTATCTGTCCTTAGCGCAGATAAACATTTGGTGGCCAGCTTGGCTGATGAGTGTAGGACAAAACGACAGAAGAACAGGAACATGCCCTGAATCAGGTTAGGGCATCTAATGAGATGAAGTCTGGCAGGGAGGCATGGACAGTCCTGCTCACTAAGGGGACAGAGTGCTATAGAGGTGACAAAGCTCATGTGGTCTTGGTTCGAATCAGCGGGGAGGTAACCATCTAGAAAGAGAGAGGGGTTGTGTTGGCTCTATTCTTCAGTGAAGTTTTACACTCTAAGAGAGACCCAAAGAAACAGGGCATCTTTGGAGTTATCACGATCAGGAAGAGGACTGGGACTTAAGTCCCACGAGGAACAACTGAGCGATGCATTTGAAATacaaatgtgtgtgcatgtgtgccacGTTCAGCCTTTGAGTCACGAAAGGACTACTTCACACAGAGCCAGAGGTCAGAACCAAGACCCATGGGCAGAAACCACAGGGAACAGGATTTTGGCTCAGTATGAGGCTGCTACTGGAGGTAGATGTTTCCCATCTCTGAAGATGAGTGAGTGATGCCTGATTGACTGCTTGATGGGGATATTTAGAGAGACTCAAGCAGCAGGTGGAGGGACTGGCCCATTTGAGCGTTACTGAGCCCTTCAAGACCAAGCAATCAGACTCAGCCCCAGGAGGGCAGTTAAAGCACTGATGGTGCCCCCTGGAGGGCTTCTGTCCCTCTCTATCCCTGGCCCTCCTTTCCTCACTGCTGGCACTGGAGCTGCTGGAGGCTGAGGGACACCAGTACCACAGCTGCCTGCTTGAGGTGACTGATGGCTGAGCTGCTTCGGAAAACTTCTTTCCATTCTCAGCACAGTGTAGGCAGGCTGAGCTCCACTTATCCCACCTTCCATCCCTgttccaaagttccagggagttTTTCGTTTGAGAAAAGGGGATAAGGCTGGGCATGTCTGAGCCTTCTTCCACTACCAGGAATAGGGGAGCAGGCTCTAGAAGGCAGAGGCTCATATCCAGGGCCTGTTCAGCCTCCTCTCCTCAGGGCAGGtaagaagcagagaaaggaaagaccCAGGACAATACCACAGGGGAAGGGCTGGGAGAGGAGAGGCTTTACCCTGGGAACCAGATGGGGTCCTTCAAAAGGTTTCCCACAGACCTCACCTTCCATGAAGAGCACAGACTATTTTAGGCAGGGCATGGAGTGGGGCTCCTTAGTCTTCAGCGTTGGCCTGAAAAGACCTGGGGCAGCCTGGATAATAGCATCAGAATGGAGGGGACATAGGTCTGGAAAATGGAAGAGGCTTAGAGTAGGATAGTTAATAAACTTCATTAGCCTGCTTAAAGGCATATGAAATGTTCTGGGAGTTTCAGGCAGTCTAGGTCCTCCCTTCTGCCTGGAAACTTCTGGAACTTCCTGTCTACCTTCAGGTTTTGGGGCCCCATGGAATGTTCTTGGCTGGGACCCTCCACAAGACATTACAAATTTGCACTCTATATCAAGAGGCCAATGAAAAAGGTCCCAGCTATTACAGTCCACCCAGTGCTTTTACAAACGAAAACTAAAAAATCCCCCCGTGAACAAAGTCCCACTCCTTTTGGCTAAAAGCAGAGTTCCTGATCCTCAAGGAAGTCTGTTGTGTACTACTTTCTTGTTTGGGAATCACTAGATTCTGCATAGTTTCCTAAGCTTCCCCCCTGTTTTCCAAGCATGAaacataataatattaaatgtgcTTTTCTGCCAATCAAGGTTCAGTGAACTAAGGAGGCGTGAACCACAGTAGGCTCAAATCTTCACCACTGGATCTTGTGGTCACTGCAAAGCCAGGGCTAAAAGCTTGCCCTTGACCTCTGAAGCCAGAGTCAGATGGTTTTTAACAGAACAAGATGGACTAACAACTCAATTTATATAAGGGTTTTATACAAAAAAACTGAGTGGAGGAACTGGGGTTACTGTCCCAAAGCCCCTCCGGTTATGTCTGGGACCTTGCCGTTGCTGTAGGCCTCTTGTTCCACGATGAAAATAAGATTTACACTCAACCTCTCCGCACGAAGTGGCAACATGGGTTGCTGACCAGGGACCTGTGAACTCCGGCACCTGTAGGGGCCAGGAAGGTGACAGAAAAGCAGACTATTCCCACAATGAAACACACCTTCTTCCATTTTTCTGGAAATGCATggtccttttttgtttttccacatGAAAGATCAATGATACAGAGAATTATTTCTCTATTACGACAAAAATGGTGCAAGTGTGTGGTTAAATATCCTTTCATACTTCACCTCTGTTGGTGGGCAGTGCAGCAAACTGGGAGCAATGTCCTGTCTAAAAGGGCAGATACTCAGCTTCTCCCATGGTGATAATGCTGATATATGAGCACAGTGGTAGcacactttcttattttttgagagATGTCAGATAGCTAGATGTTTATGTGAAGTCTCtcaatttttgagtgttggttATTTTTAAGATATTGTGCCAGCCAAGCATCGTTAACAGGTTGTCTGTGACCAGTGAGCCACAAGTCTGCTCTCAGGCCTCTTGAAACAGCCTTTCTTTCCCCTAGGGACAGTCCCTTCCCAGGGCTGAGGGTGAGAATGCTGAGAGGGCAAAGGAAGGATGCCAGGACCAGACCACCTTAAGACCACCATAGGACCTACAGGGCCCCAGTGGAACTAAAAGTGAGACAGTGGCCTCAGGTCAGAATGTGAGAGGAATTCTGTACTGGCTTCTTGGAGCTGTGGTGGACGTGAAGTCACACAATTCAGACCAAACTCTTACTATCATCTTAAGACATCTCAACAGAGGGACACCTGACTGCTTTGCAGAAATTCCAAGGCCACCAGGGCTGCAAGTGGGGCCTGAGCGCAAGTTGCTGAGGGCAGGCTAGGTGGGACTTTCCCACGTGATCTTGCTCATGACAGGTGGCAGCATGTCACCTCATTGCAGGGCTGAGGAACTGCCCAATTTTCTAGTGCAAAGAGATTCAAGAGACAGTGGACTGAAGTAGCATCACCACTTACCCATCTGTGCCTTCTCTCAACCTCTCTTTGTGGGGCCTGGGCAGCATCCAGGAAGCCCAAAGTTCTGAGACATagctgccaccccccacccccatttcccaAAGAGAGTATGTTGGTAGCCCTCACTTGGGCTCCACTTTTGTGTTTTGGCCTCAGACTGTGGCTACAGGAACTTTCAGAGTCAATCAGGGCATAACTGAACAGAACTCTTTGGCCAAACGCTATTCTCATCAATAATCTTGGCTCATACTGGGTCCATTATAGAGGAAAAGGTGCACTCAGCAAATGGAACACCAGAACCTCAGAAAGAAGCAGGAAGTCCTACTCTCTCAACACTGAAATTTGTAAAGGGCCATTTTACCCAGCAATAAATAAAGGACAACACTGGGAAAATACAATTTGGCTcaagaggaataaaaaataaaggtccTGATCAAATCCAAACACAAGAACAACAATTGCCTAAACACAGGAAACAACTGACACTCCTGCCTTGTTGCCTGTCTCCCCACTGGACATGTGCCTGTTGCTCATTCAGCCTGGTACCTGTACCCCATTCCGATCCCCAAACCACAGCCTGGGACAGGCTGGGCCCGTCCTGCTCTGGCCTCCCACTGCTGGTCCAGGTTTCCAAAgacttttgttttggtttgtgacCAAATGGAGAAAAGGGACTTAAGGGTGGGCATGTCTCCTTCCACTATGAGGAATTTGGAAGCAGCCTCTAGAAGGCAGGGGCTAGAATCCAGGGCAGGCAAGCAGCAGAGAAAGGAAGAATCAGGACAAGACCACAGAGGAAGGACTGGGAGGGGAGGGATGTTACCAAGGGATCTAGACGTGGTCCTTTAAAGGTGCTCCCACACACCTCAACTTTCATGCAGAGGCCAAACTCAGTTCTAAGGCGGGTACAGAGTAGGGTTCCTCTTTCTTTGGGTTTGGCCTGAAAAGACCTGAGGCAGGTGGGGACAGAAACCAACAGAGTAGAGGAGGCCTGGTTTTGGACAATGGGAAAGGCTTCGAGTTGTATGGTGAATAAACTTTATTAACTACCCTGCTGAGAATTGCATGGAATGTTCTAGAATTTTGAGGTAGTCAGGGTCTTCCTCCTGCCTGGAAGTTTCTGGAACTTTCTGTCCACCTTTGGGTTCTGTGGCCCCAAGGTATGTTCTTGGTTCTGATTTTCACCAAGAGAAAACAAACTTGAGAGGTCTATGTCAAAGGGCCAATAAGAAAGGTCCCAGCAACGACCATGGTGTTTTAACTCAAAAACAATAACCACAAAAACACCTtttttggcagaaaaaaaaaattcctgcccCAAGGATTTCCATTCCCCACCTCCTTGGCTGAAAATCATTAACTTCTGTACATTTTGCTAAGCTTTACTTCCTGTAGTTTGTATTTCAAAAACAGCAGACTTCCTCTcttgtttttcaaatatgaaatgtCACAACAgcaaatgttcttttttaaagtGCATGTTCTCCCATCCCCTAAATCAAGGCTCAATGAGCCATGCAGGTTTAAACCAGGGCAGGCTCAAATCTTTACAACTGAATTATGTGGTCACTGCAAGCTGTGGCTAAGAGCTTGTCCAACCTCCAACGCCAGAGAGGATCAAACAGTTTCTGAGAGACCAAGTTGGACTATCCCAATTGCGAGTTTATCCCAATTTATAGAAAGATTTTACGCAAAAAAGTGGAGGAACTAGTGTTACTTTACCAAAGTACCTCTGGCTTTGACTAGACCCTAGATTCTGGGGCTTCACCTTTGCTGCAGACCTCCTGAAAGTTCTCCCATCCCACAGCTTTACACTCAGGCCCACTGCATAAACTCTTGGGCACCTACAATTCCACTGCCAACCAATTCCCCACCAAGGGATGAACAACTGCTTAGTGCTAAgtagaaacagaataaacagggcaggccacggtggctcaccaggccagaatgcttgcctgccatgccagaggacccgggttcgattccccgtgcctgcccatgttaaaaaaaaaaaaaaagaaagaaacagaacaaacaaacaaaaacctgcaGCCAGCTCTGAATAAGGAACAGTTTCCCCCTTGATAAGGAAACCTCTCCTGTTTCTCAGGGAAATGTTCCTGTGCTCTCTGCTCTCAACCCTCAAAAGTGTCCCTCAGCCTTAAATAGCCTTTTTTCAAGGACTTGGCTTGTGGGCTCTGTGCTAAACACCGCATATCAAACAGAAGGACAGCCCACTCACGAGACTCAAGCTctgagtttgcttgtttcttgATGGGAATGGGCTGCAAGCTAGCGATGGGGCTGGCTGGTAAAGGGGTGAGGTGTGCACCATCCCATAGATGAATCCAGCCCTACTAGCAGCACATTATATTCACTGAGCCCATCAGAACTACAGATCATAAAGCATAAAGGACAGACCTTGAGAGCAGATGATTTACTTGTCTGCCATCACATCCAGAGTAACTTCTCCAAGGTCACAAGTTAGATAAATATAGGCAAGAACACTCATTCCTTATGCCTGGTAACTGTTTTCCGATTCCCACATGCCACCAGCAGAAGGGGGAATGGGTCTGGCACCAACAAGAGAGGAATGGCTAGGTTTCCACACATCTCATTCTTACCCTAGATTAGGTCTCTCACctgtggcttggggaattcaCATAAAGACAAATGTCATACAACCCCAGAATTTTTCTTTCGTCCGCCAACAATTAGTTACATGGCACAGTTTCAAGGTTATAGAGGAGTCCCATGGTACGCATGTGGGGCAGCAAGAGCCAATTTTTGCTCCAGGCTTTACAACAAAGGCGGAGCAAGTGTTCCAGAAGTTGACAAGATCAGGAGGCAACCTCTGGAAGCCTTCACCCAGGGGACTCCAGAAAACCCTTCTCTGACCCTTCACACCTGGCCTTTTGGAACAGTTCATCTCGGGGCCTTAGGCATGGAAAAGCCTCCTTTTCTGGACCGTAGGGGAGGGACGTGCAGCTCAACCGCTAAGCCGGGCAGGTGGGACTGAGGAGGGTGGAAGATTCCTTCGGATCCCCAGTAGAGGGGGACTAGGGAAGATACAAGCTTCGGCAGGCAGGAAAGGCCATTTTCTTGGGACTAGCCGGGGgctgctcccctcccctcctctctcccatTAAACAGGAAAGCTGATCAGGACAAAGATGACAAGGAGAAGGAAGACCAAAGCTGTGTCTCGGGTCTCGTCCCAGCCGTAGCCCTTCTTGGCCTTGGCCTCCTGCTGCTTGCGAAGAGCCTCGCGCCGGATCCTCTGGCGCTGCTCGCGCTCCAGCTGTTCTCCGTAGTGAGCCTGGTAGAAAGCGTCAAAGTCAAATATGGTGCGGTTAGCGCCCGGAGCGGCCTGATCCCGGCCCTGGGCGCGAGAGGAAGCCGGCGGGCTGCGGGGCGAGCCGACGTCAGCCGCGGTGGTCCTGGAGGGTCGGACCCCGGGTCCGCGCAGGTCCTCGTCACTAAGCAGGCCGCGGTCATACTTGCGACGGAGGGTGGCACTGCCCAGCACCACGTAGGCCTGGGAGATGCGCGTGAAGCGCTCGGCAGCCTCGGCGCTTCCTGAGTTGCGGTCCGGGTGGTAGAGGAAGCTCTGCCGGTAATAGGCCGCCTTGATTTGCGCTTGGGTGGCCGTGGAGGGGACCCCGAGCAGGTCATATAACGCCGTGCGCGAGTGTGGGCCGACGCCCCGAGAACAAGTCCTTGCTCCTAGGTCCAGACTCCATCCCAGGCTTGGCGACGCTCCGCGGGCCTGCCACAACGTCCACAGTAACATCCGAGGCCACCTCAGATAGCACTTGGCTGCCATCTTGCATAACCCGGAAGGAGGTGCAAGATGAACTGGCCAATGGGAGGCGCGGGTTGTCCGTAGCGCGTCGGCCTAACAGCCAATCAGGTAGAAAGAAGGCGGGGGAGGAGTGGGGCATGCGCATTACGGCGCGGTCGCCGGGCTGAAGGCATAAAAGCCGGACGCCGCGCGCCGCTAGCGCTCGGCGTGCTTCAGAGGCGGGAGAATGGCGTGTCGCGGGCGGCGACCGGAGCACAGCGGACCCCCGGAGCTGGTGAGGCCTGGGGCCGGCCGACAGCCTCCCTCCCCAGCGCCGCAGCGTCTCGATTCTTCCCCTGATCTACCCGCTCTCTCTCTTTTCCGCAGTTCTACAACAAGAACGAGGCCGGGAAATACGTGCGCAAGTGAGGGGAGCCTGGATGTCGCGCGGCGTCGAGGGTGGGGACGGGCCGGTGGCTGGCGAGCCCCGGAATGCAGACAGAGTCTGGAAGGCGCATCGAATTTGGGGTGGTGGGAAGGCGGGGGTGCCTGGGTCGAACCCATCCACTAGACCTGCTGGCAGAGACAACTTTAAGTAAACCACCCAACCCTCTCTGGGTCTCGGTCACCTCATCGCTCAAACGGGGGTGAGCATACCCGGTTCCCTAGGTTATTTTCAGAGTTTAACACGGTGACTTGTTTTTAAGCATGTGGCAAAGTAGGCAGTAGGCAGTACTGAGTGTACCTGTAAGGGGTCAGTGTTATTGGGGGTGGGACATAATATTGACCGTTGAAGTAGATATCTGGATTTCTTAGAGGCTAGGTGACTTGGAGTCATTTAGCAGGTAAGGGCTGGAGCAGGGGCTTCTGAGTCAGCCCTTTCCAAACACTACTCTGTAGAAAAATCTAGATATTcatcctttccttttttgtgaaggAGTCTGAGACAGAGGGTCAGCGAGAACCTCAGGCCCAGTTATCATTATgtagaaaatataaacatttttgtagCTGCAGAGCCCTGTTTTAAGCCTTAGGCATTTTGAGAACTGTGTGTGGTTCTTTCCCTTTAACTTGGAGAGCCCAGGTATTTTGTAACTGACTTGCTCTGGCCATCAAGCTAGCCAGAAGCTATCTTTTAAAACTTGGCTTATTTGAATTGTATAGTATGAAGAAAGTGTAATATATTTTACTGGCCATTTTGTTGAGTTGATTATGTTTTGAAATAGTATTTGGGGGCATATTGGGTTAAGGAAAGTATATTATTAAGCATCTTGGGTTAGGTTGACTATTACTAAAATTacttttactgatttctttaatttcttcttggcCATGACTACTGTAAAGTCACATGGCTTGCATTGTATTTCAAGAGGGCAGCACTGCTGTAGGTGCTTTGTTACGCAAAAGCGTTGTTGATTCTTACATATGAGAACAGCTGTAGTatattcttccagaaaatagattATTAATAAGTAATACCATCAAAGCCTGATGGATTTTCAGGTACCCAGTGGTTGGT includes:
- the DNAJC30 gene encoding dnaJ homolog subfamily C member 30, mitochondrial; the encoded protein is MAAKCYLRWPRMLLWTLWQARGASPSLGWSLDLGARTCSRGVGPHSRTALYDLLGVPSTATQAQIKAAYYRQSFLYHPDRNSGSAEAAERFTRISQAYVVLGSATLRRKYDRGLLSDEDLRGPGVRPSRTTAADVGSPRSPPASSRAQGRDQAAPGANRTIFDFDAFYQAHYGEQLEREQRQRIRREALRKQQEAKAKKGYGWDETRDTALVFLLLVIFVLISFPV